One Prunus dulcis chromosome 7, ALMONDv2, whole genome shotgun sequence DNA segment encodes these proteins:
- the LOC117636090 gene encoding rac-like GTP-binding protein ARAC7 yields the protein MSASKFIKCVTVGDGAVGKTCMLICYTSNKFPTDYVPTVFDNFSANVAVDGNIVNLGLWDTAGQEDYSRLRPLSYRGADIFVLAFSLISSASYENVLKKWMPELRRFAPNVPIVLVGTKLDLRDDMGYLADHMGSNIITSAQGEELRKQIGAAAYIECSSKTQQNVKAVFDTAIKVVLQPPRRKDMAKKKSHRRSACSIVSIVCGGCAA from the exons ATGAGTGCTTCAAAGTTCATTAAATGTGTCACAGTTGGGGATGGAGCTGTTGGGAAGACTTGTATGCTTATTTGTTACACCAGCAACAAGTTTCCTACT GATTATGTACCCACAGTTTTTGACAATTTTAGTGCTAATGTAGCTGTGGATGGGAATATAGTAAACTTGGGGCTATGGGACACTGCAG GCCAGGAAGACTACAGTAGGTTGAGGCCACTAAGCTATAGAGGTGCAGACATATTTGTGTTAGCTTTCTCTTTAATTAGTAGCGCAAGCTATGAGAATGTTCTTAAGAAG TGGATGCCTGAACTTCGTCGATTTGCACCTAATGTCCCAATTGTTCTTGTTGGGACAAAGCTAG ATCTCCGCGATGACATGGGATATTTAGCTGATCATATGGGATCCAACATCATAACTTCTGCTCAG GGAGAAGAGCTGAGAAAGCAAATAGGTGCTGCAGCTTATATCGAGTGCAGCTCAAAGACCCAGCAG AATGTCAAAGCTGTTTTTGATACTGCCATTAAGGTTGTTCTTCAACCTCCAAGAAGGAAGGATATGGCTAAGAAGAAAAGTCACCGAAGGTCTGCTTGCTCAATTGT GAGCATTGTGTGTGGAGGCTGTGCTGCTTAG
- the LOC117636088 gene encoding cyclin-dependent kinase F-1 gives MDSPPAKSWSIHSRPEIIAKYKILERVGSGAYSDVYRAIRFYDNLTVALKEVHDYQSAFREIEALQALHSCPNVVVLHEYFWREDEDAVLVLEFLTTDLATVIRSAKKREGGIGRGEVKRWMLQILSGVDACHRNMVVHRDLKPSNLLIGDNGVLKLADFGQARILLEPGYVPDDENPEPYAQSTPGQCQAGYRVQEHGTMSKEEYFRVLDEVKAKELDKETSGPDGDTSCLATCTTSDIEDDILKGSYSYEAEEGGDDRNGALTSCVGTRWFRAPELLYGSTDYGLEIDLWSLGCIFAELLTLEPLFPGTADIDQLSRIISVLGNLTEEVWPGCVKLPDYRIISFNKVENPVGIEACLQNRSPDEVSLVKKLICYDPARRATTMELLQDKYFNEEPLPVPLSELHVPPTKDMSSDSPGGWQEYEDMGTDSDFDDFARVNKTTTSTGSYIQFS, from the exons ATGGACTCTCCGCCAGCAAAGAGCTGGAGCATCCACAGCCGGCCTGAAATCATCGCAAAGTATAAGATCCTCGAGCGGGTCGGATCCGGAGCCTACTCGGATGTGTACAGAGCCATTCGATTCTACGACAACCTCACCGTCGCGCTCAAGGAGGTCCACGACTACCAGTCGGCGTTTCGAGAAATCGAGGCCCTCCAGGCCCTCCACAGCTGTCCCAACGTCGTCGTTTTGCACGAGTACTTTTGGCGCGAGGACGAGGACGCTGTGCTTGTGTTAGAGTTTTTGACGACTGACTTGGCCACTGTGATCAGAAGCGCTAAGAAGAGAGAGGGTGGGATTGGGCGCGGGGAGGTCAAGAGGTGGATGCTGCAAATCCTATCTGGAGTTGACGCGTGTCATCGGAATATGGTGGTCCACCGCGATTTGAAGCCCAGTAATTTGTTGATTGGTGATAATGGTGTGCTTAAGTTGGCTGATTTTGGTCAG GCAAGGATACTCCTAGAGCCTGGATATGTTCCTGATGATGAAAACCCAGAACCATATGCACAAAGCACTCCTGGTCAATGTCAAGCAGGGTACAGAGTTCAAGAACATGGAACTATGAGCAAAGAAGAATATTTTCGAGTGTTAGATGAGGTGAAGGCGAAAGAACTTGATAAAGAAACAAGCGGTCCTGATGGAGATACATCTTGTCTAGCAACATGTACAACGAGTGACATAGAGGATGATATTTTGAAGGGTTCTTATTCATATGAGGCAGAGGAGGGTGGAGATGATAGAAATGGAGCTCTGACGTCCTGTGTCGGAACTCGATGGTTCCGAGCCCCAGAACTACTCTATGGATCCACAGATTATGGTTTAGAGATAGATCTATGGTCATTGGGCTGCATTTTTGCAGAGCTTTTGACGCTGGAGCCACTTTTTCCTGGAACTGCTGATATTGATCAGCTCAGCAGAATCATCAGTGTCCTGGGAAACTTAACTGAGGAGGTGTGGCCTGGTTGTGTTAAACTTCCTGATTACaggataatatcatttaataaAGTAGAAAATCCAGTCGGTATAGAGGCCTGCCTGCAAAACCGTTCCCCCGATGAAGTCTCCCTGGTGAAGAAACTTATTTGTTATGACCCAGCTCGGAGAGCTACGACCATGGAACTGCTTCAAGACAAGTATTTCAATGAAGAGCCTCTTCCAGTTCCTCTATCTGAGCTGCACGTCCCTCCCACCAAAGATATGAGTTCTGACTCTCCTGGTGGCTGGCAAGAATACGAAGATATGGGTACAGACTCTGATTTTGACGACTTTGCCCGTGTGAATAAGACTACCACTTCAACTGGTTCATACATTCAGTTTTCCTGA
- the LOC117636089 gene encoding uncharacterized protein LOC117636089, with protein sequence MVGGGNRKDESVVLNSTNVFAALGSLKKKKKSEKGSSKSSKSGTAQNPEEAEKEVFWAPAPLNVKSWADVDDEDDDDYYATTAPPELGWAGEDSKVAKETEHEAEHVEVGELVSESEEEGLDEVDDVDEEHENELEAPVETEPLKKSLEASPAPKDTERQLSKKELKKKGLEELEAVLAELGYGAKSETGGQDDSSGIAQEKKVENLNGEVDKKENATGESKSAKKKKKKDKSLKEPKESPDQPDGIDVAAADEDDGTEKGENTSAGDVKERLKKVASMKKKKSSKEMDAAARAAASEAAARNARLAAAKKKEKNHYNQQPVR encoded by the exons ATGGTGGGAGGCGGGAACAGAAAGGACGAGTCTGTGGTTCTGAACAGCACCAATGTGTTTGCGGCGCTCGGgagcttgaagaagaagaagaagtccGAGAAGGGTTCCTCCAAGAGCTCAAAAAGCGGCACAGCTCAGAATCCTGAGGAGGCCGAAAAAGAGGTGTTTTGGGCCCCTGCGCCCCTCAACGTGAAATCGTGGGCCGACGTCGATGACGAGGACGACGACGACTACTATGCAACTACAGCTCCGCCCGAATTGGGCTGGGCTGGTGAGGATTCAAAGGTGGCCAAGGAGACTGAGCATGAAGCTGAGCATGTGGAAGTCGGTGAACTG GTAAGTGAAAGCGAGGAGGAAGGACTTgatgaagttgatgatgtcGACGAGGAACATGAAAATGAACTTGAAGCACCAGTGGAAACTGAGCCACTTAAGAAGTCCCTTGAAGCTTCTCCAGCTCCTAAGGATACTGAAAGGCAGCTTTCTAAGAAGGAACTGAAGAAAAAGGGGCTTGAAGAACTTGAAGCTGTTCTTGCAGAGCTAGGATACGGTGCCAAAAGCGAGACCGGTGGCCAAGATGATTCCAGTG GTATTGCACAAGAGAAGAAAGTAGAGAATCTAAATGGTGAGGTAGACAAGAAGGAGAATGCCACCGGGGAGAGCAAAAgtgcaaaaaagaagaaaaagaaggataaGTCATTGAAGGAGCCAAAAGAATCCCCAGACCAGCCTGATGGCATCGATGTTGCAGCAGCAGATGAAGACGATGGGACagagaagggagaaaataCATCTGCTGGTGATGTTAAAGAGCGGCTAAAGAAAGTGGCAtctatgaagaagaagaaatcaagcAAAGAAATGGATGCAGCTGCCCGAGCTGCTGCGAGTGAAGCTGCTGCTAGGAATGCAAGGCTAGCTgcagcaaagaaaaaagagaagaaccACTATAATCAACAGCCGGTGCGGTAA
- the LOC117634513 gene encoding uncharacterized protein LOC117634513: protein MASLTPGILLKLLQSMNSATKVTGDHRSALLQVIGIVPALAGSDLWPNQGFYVQLSDSLNSTYVSLSDRDTDLILANRLQLGQFAYVDRFDFDSPVPRVVGIRPIAGRHHFVGTPEPLVARISASKREFVIQPVSDSDQSTDFMAIYLSNKKQEQVVRNDNKDAKIEKTRSSRQPLAPRENVNLGGNSNSNSNSDEPKKISDRPASRFSSPAGAKRSVSVGKKNVAPAERDPSPAGKGKRSGSPAPSKCVVPSLVVAKEENRKVSKEPAIIVPSRYRQPSPTGRRQPSPNPRRASLSPGRRLSGGVKDSATRKKMATIVAGISKVSEALVGSGKSNRKGWDESPAVEQREKSVSKNKPDFQAILRTQAALSRRLSDAHGRSPSGGDDSSSDEKTKSGSPEDCLAQEKPSCTALGITVHERKWTDGSVSLDAVSSDLARLGKEALQRKVIASAAAAEALEEAIATESLVRKLSMFAELSSTSKVGNPLPAIDRFFSIYDEVVKSTTLVKSIASNHNADTPYNDNIPTEQSKSVSLWVEAALATDLGVVSLLTTQDNEPPSTLQKSLSKRQSVNAPAKTHMKISSSSSSPESNAHVGTWTKGRGMKDTVELAMSLQSEMQMWFLEFVEKALDAGFRVFGECAADGVKLPLDSGSIAAVLSQLKRVNEWLDRVVSKRDEQINEKIDRLKRKIYGFVIQHVGTTFDNAPLASS from the exons ATGGCGTCCCTCACACCAGGGATCCTCCTGAAGCTTCTCCAGTCAATGAACTCCGCCACCAAAGTCACCGGCGACCACCGTTCGGCTCTCCTCCAAGTTATCGGCATCGTCCCTGCTCTCGCCGGCTCAGACCTCTGGCCTAACCAGGGCTTCTATGTTCAGCTCTCCGACTCCCTCAACTCCACCTACGTCTCCCTCTCAGATCGTGACACCGACCTCATCCTCGCCAACCGGTTGCAGCTCGGCCAGTTCGCCTATGTTGACCGCTTCGATTTCGACTCCCCTGTTCCTCGCGTTGTCGGAATCCGCCCCATTGCCGGCCGCCACCATTTCGTTGGTACCCCAGAGCCTCTCGTTGCTCGAATCTCCGCCTCAAAACGAGAGTTTGTGATCCAGCCCGTGTCGGATTCCGACCAGTCCACCGATTTCATGGCGATTTACTTATCCAATAAGAAGCAGGAGCAAGTTGTTAGGAATGACAACAAGGACGCCAAGATTGAGAAGACAAGATCATCGAGGCAGCCTCTTGCTCCTCGAGAAAACGTGAATTTGGGTGGGAATtccaattcaaattcaaattcagatGAGCCTAAGAAGATCTCAGATCGGCCGGCTTCAAGGTTTTCATCTCCGGCCGGTGCAAAGAGGTCAGTTTCCGTTGGGAAGAAGAATGTGGCGCCCGCGGAGAGAGATCCGTCACCCGCCGGAAAAGGAAAGAGATCAGGATCTCCGGCGCCTTCAAAATGCGTGGTTCCGAGCTTAGTTGTGGCAAAGGAAGAGAACCGCAAGGTGTCTAAGGAGCCTGCGATTATAGTACCATCCAGGTACCGTCAGCCGTCTCCAACTGGGCGGAGGCAGCCATCTCCGAATCCCCGCAGGGCTTCGCTTTCTCCTGGTAGACGGTTGTCTGGGGGAGTGAAAGACTCAGCTACCAGGAAGAAGATGGCAACTATTGTTGCAGGGATTTCTAAGGTTTCTGAAGCCCTTGTTGGGTCTGGAAAGAGTAACAGGAAGGGCTGGGATGAGTCACCGGCAGTGGAGCAAAGAGAGAAGTCTGTGTCCAAGAACAAACCAGATTTTCAAGCAATTTTAAGGACTCAG GCTGCCCTTTCGAGACGATTGAGCGATGCTCATGGTCGAAGTCCTAGTGGCGGTGATGATTCTTCTAGCgatgagaaaacaaaatctgGGTCACCTGAAGATTGCCTGGCTCAAGAGAAACCAAGCTGTACAGCTCTGGGCATCACTGTTCATGAAAGAAAATGGACCGATGGGAGTGTTTCACTTGATGCAGTCTCTTCAGACCTTGCAAGGCTTGGAAAG GAGGCTTTGCAAAGGAAAGTTATTGCATCTGCTGCTGCAGCTGAAGCCCTGGAGGAGGCCATTGCTACCGAATCTCTTGTGAGGAAATTAAG CATGTTCGCAGAACTATCTTCCACATCCAAGGTTGGGAACCCTTTGCCCGCCATTGACCGGTTCTTTTCAATCTACGATGAAGTTGTTAAATCAACAACACTTGTTAAATCAATTGCCAGCAACCACAATGCTGATACACCTTATAATGACAACATTCCAACAGAGCAATCAAAATCTGTTTCTCTTTGGGTTGAAGCTGCCTTAGCTACTGATCTTGGGGTTGTCTCTCTTCTTACCACCCAAGACAATGAGCCTCCATCAACCTTGCAGAAAAGTTTGTCAAAACGACAATCTGTCAATGCGCCTGCCAAAACCCATATGaagatttcttcttcatcttcttcaccaGAATCCAATGCTCATGTTGGGACGTGGACAAAGGGTCGTGGCATGAAAGATACTGTTGAGCTTGCAATGAGTCTGCAGTCCGAGATGCAAATGTGGTTTCTAGAGTTCGTTGAGAAGGCCCTGGATGCCGGTTTTCGGGTGTTTGGAGAGTGTGCCGCAGATGGTGTTAAATTGCCTCTCGACTCTGGCTCCATTGCAGCTGTTTTATCACAGTTGAAACGAGTGAATGAGTGGTTGGACCGAGTTGTGTCAAAGAGGGATGAGCAAATTAATGAAAAGATTGACAGGCTGAAGAGGAAGATCTATGGATTTGTTATTCAACATGTCGGGACAACGTTTGACAATGCACCCCTTGCTTCATCTTGA
- the LOC117634514 gene encoding syntaxin-32-like isoform X2, translating into MHGKSGQSSFRDRTQEFLSITERHRKSSFSTPANDGPASSGNSGAKIDGSRSAASIQSEFNKRASKIGLGIHQTSRMLTKLAQLAKRTSVFDDPALEIQELTSAIKQDITGLNSAVIDLQLACNSQNENGNISSDTTNHSTTVVDNLKNRLMSTTKEFKEVLTMRTENLKVHENRRQLFSSSTSKESTNPFVRQRPVAARSAANASEDPPPWANDSASSSSQLFPRKQTEMESQPLLQQQQQQVEQQDSYMQSRAEALHNVESTIHELGGIFTQLATMVSQQGELAIRIDENMDDTLANVEGAQGQLASVYCRVTHSTSHWSTCFLPLRII; encoded by the exons ATGCATGGAAAATCGGGGCAATCGTCGTTCCGAGATCGAACGCAGGAGTTTCTGAGCATAACAGAGAGGCATCGAAAGTCCTCCTTCTCGACGCCAGCCAACGATGGCCCAGCATCGAGTGGCAATAGTGGCGCGAAGATCGACGGATCTCGATCTGCGGCTTCGATTCAATCGGAGTTCAACAAAAGGGCCTCCAAGATTGGGCTTGGGATTCACCAAACTTCCCGCATGCTCACCAAGCTCGCACAAT TGGCAAAAAGGACATCAGTGTTTGATGATCCAGCTCTGGAGATCCAAGAGCTGACATCAGCTATAAAGCAAGATATTACTGGACTTAATTCAGCAGTGATAGATCTGCAGCTGGCCTGCAATtcccaaaatgaaaatggaaacaTCTCGAGTGACACCACAAATCATTCAACTACGGTTGTGGATAACCTGAAGAACCGACTAATGAGCACCACGAAGGAGTTTAAAGAAGTGCTCACCATGCGGACAGAG AATTTAAAGGTTCATGAAAATAGGAGGCAATTGTTTTCTTCAAGCACTTCAAAAGAGTCAACAAATCCATTTGTTCGCCAACGTCCAGTTGCTGCCAGATCAGCTGCTAATGCATCGGAAGATCCTCCTCCATGGGCCAATGATTCTGCGTCTTCTTCGTCACAGTTATTTCCTAG GAAGCAGACAGAGATGGAATCTCAGCCATTACTgcaacagcagcaacaacaggTAGAACAACAAGACAGCTATATGCAGAGCCGAGCTGAAGCTCTTCATAACGTGGAGTCAACAATTCATGAGCTGGGTGGCATATTCACACAATTGGCAACCATGGTTTCTCAGCAAGGAGAGCTTGCAATCAG GATTGATGAGAATATGGACGACACACTGGCCAATGTGGAAGGAGCACAAGGGCAACTGGCCAG TGTTTATTGCAGAGTGACTCACTCAACATCCCATTGGAGCACTTGCTTCCTGCCTCTCCGCATTATTTAA
- the LOC117634514 gene encoding syntaxin-32-like isoform X1, giving the protein MHGKSGQSSFRDRTQEFLSITERHRKSSFSTPANDGPASSGNSGAKIDGSRSAASIQSEFNKRASKIGLGIHQTSRMLTKLAQLAKRTSVFDDPALEIQELTSAIKQDITGLNSAVIDLQLACNSQNENGNISSDTTNHSTTVVDNLKNRLMSTTKEFKEVLTMRTENLKVHENRRQLFSSSTSKESTNPFVRQRPVAARSAANASEDPPPWANDSASSSSQLFPRKQTEMESQPLLQQQQQQVEQQDSYMQSRAEALHNVESTIHELGGIFTQLATMVSQQGELAIRIDENMDDTLANVEGAQGQLARYFNSISSNRWLMIKIFFVLIVFLIFFLFFAA; this is encoded by the exons ATGCATGGAAAATCGGGGCAATCGTCGTTCCGAGATCGAACGCAGGAGTTTCTGAGCATAACAGAGAGGCATCGAAAGTCCTCCTTCTCGACGCCAGCCAACGATGGCCCAGCATCGAGTGGCAATAGTGGCGCGAAGATCGACGGATCTCGATCTGCGGCTTCGATTCAATCGGAGTTCAACAAAAGGGCCTCCAAGATTGGGCTTGGGATTCACCAAACTTCCCGCATGCTCACCAAGCTCGCACAAT TGGCAAAAAGGACATCAGTGTTTGATGATCCAGCTCTGGAGATCCAAGAGCTGACATCAGCTATAAAGCAAGATATTACTGGACTTAATTCAGCAGTGATAGATCTGCAGCTGGCCTGCAATtcccaaaatgaaaatggaaacaTCTCGAGTGACACCACAAATCATTCAACTACGGTTGTGGATAACCTGAAGAACCGACTAATGAGCACCACGAAGGAGTTTAAAGAAGTGCTCACCATGCGGACAGAG AATTTAAAGGTTCATGAAAATAGGAGGCAATTGTTTTCTTCAAGCACTTCAAAAGAGTCAACAAATCCATTTGTTCGCCAACGTCCAGTTGCTGCCAGATCAGCTGCTAATGCATCGGAAGATCCTCCTCCATGGGCCAATGATTCTGCGTCTTCTTCGTCACAGTTATTTCCTAG GAAGCAGACAGAGATGGAATCTCAGCCATTACTgcaacagcagcaacaacaggTAGAACAACAAGACAGCTATATGCAGAGCCGAGCTGAAGCTCTTCATAACGTGGAGTCAACAATTCATGAGCTGGGTGGCATATTCACACAATTGGCAACCATGGTTTCTCAGCAAGGAGAGCTTGCAATCAG GATTGATGAGAATATGGACGACACACTGGCCAATGTGGAAGGAGCACAAGGGCAACTGGCCAGGTACTTTAACAGTATATCATCCAACCGATGGCTAATGATCAAGATATTCTTTGTACTTATTgtatttcttatatttttcttattttttgcgGCATAA
- the LOC117634787 gene encoding glucan endo-1,3-beta-glucosidase 8, protein MRMAQERVYWEIVLILVLMNMAQKGKSFGVNWGTMATHQLPPERVVKMLKDNGFNKLKLFEAEEKILAALMGTQIEVMLAVPNVMLQEMSQDPVAAATWVDANVTSYCSNGGVNIKYVAVGNEPFLKTYNGTYLKTTLPALKNIQEALNNAGLGSQVKATVPFNADIYFSPDSDPVPSTGDFRPEIRDSLIEIIQYLHTNDAPFTVNIYPFLSLYGNTYFPFGFAFFDGTTKPIKDGDLLYTNVFDANFDTLVWSLTKAGFPEMKIMVGEVGWPTDGDINANIRNARRFNQGMIQHSLSGNGTPARKGKIDVYLFSLIDEDAKSIAPGNFERHWGLFEYDGKPKYNLDLTGSLENKGLAAVEDVDYMLKRWCVLDKDTKDLELLVKSIDYACTLSDCTALGYGCSCNNLSLRGNASYAFNMYYQVNSQKSWTCDFSGLAVVTDENPSVGDCQFPVMISYGGPSVLPSSGLAHMVMKIVGGYLLYLVLL, encoded by the exons atgagaatggCACAAGAAAGAGTCTATTGGGAAATAGTACTAATTCTGGTGTTGATGAACATGGCCCAAAAAGGCAAGAGCTTTGGGGTCAATTGGGGAACAATGGCAACACACCAGCTCCCACCAGAAAGGGTGGTCAAAATGCTGAAGGATAATGGGTTCAATAAACTCAAGTTGTTCGAAGCTGAAGAGAAAATATTAGCTGCTCTTATGGGGACGCAGATTGAGGTGATGCTGGCCGTACCCAATGTCATGTTGCAAGAGATGAGCCAAGATCCTGTTGCTGCAGCTACTTGGGTCGATGCCAACGTCACCAGTTACTGCTCCAATGGTGGAGTCAATATCAA GTATGTTGCTGTAGGCAATGAACCCTTCCTTAAAACATACAATGGCACCTATCTAAAAACCACATTACCAGCTCTGAAGAACATCCAAGAAGCCCTCAACAATGCAGGACTTGGGTCACAAGTCAAAGCCACCGTCCCCTTCAACGCCGACATCTACTTCTCCCCTGACTCAGACCCAGTTCCATCTACAGGAGACTTCAGGCCTGAAATTCGAGACTCCTTAATTGAGATCATCCAATACCTACATACCAATGATGCTCCATTCACAGTCAATATCTATCCTTTTCTCAGTCTCTATGGCAAtacatattttccttttggatTTGCTTTCTTTGATGGAACAACCAAGCCCATTAAGGATGGTGATCTACTGTACACCAATGTGTTTGACGCAAACTTTGACACGCTCGTTTGGTCTCTGACCAAAGCTGGGTTCCCTGAGATGAAGATCATGGTTGGAGAGGTGGGCTGGCCAACTGATGGTGACATAAATGCCAATATAAGAAATGCCAGGAGGTTTAACCAGGGAATGATTCAACATTCCCTGAGTGGAAATGGAACCCCAgcaaggaaaggaaaaattgatGTCTATCTATTCAGCCTCATCGATGAAGATGCGAAAAGCATTGCTCCTGGAAACTTTGAAAGGCACTGGGGGCTATTTGAGTATGATGGGAAGCCAAAGTATAATTTGGATTTGACAGGCTCTCTTGAAAATAAAGGCCTTGCAGCTGTGGAAGATGTAGACTATATGCTGAAGAGGTGGTGTGTTTTGGACAAAGATACTAAAGATTTGGAGCTCTTGGTAAAAAGCATTGACTATGCTTGTACCCTCTCAGATTGTACTGCTTTGGGTTATGGGTGTTCTTGCAATAATCTCAGCCTCCGGGGAAATGCTTCTTATGCATTTAACATGTATTACCAGGTGAATAGCCAGAAAAGCTGGACGTGTGATTTCTCTGGTTTGGCTGTGGTGACTGATGAAAATCCGTCTGTTGGGGACTGCCAGTTTCCAGTGATGATTTCTTATGGTGGTCCTTCAGTGTTGCCTAGCAGTGGCCTTGCACACATGGTGATGAAAATTGTTGGAGGATATCTGTTGTATTTGGTTCTGCTATGA